The genomic interval GCGACCTCCGAGACCGTGGCCCTCGCCCGCTCCCGGGTGGGCGCGGGCGCCGCGAGCTTCGTCAACGCCGTGCTGCGCCGGGTCGGGGAGAAGGACCTGCCGACCTGGGTCGCCGAGGCCGCCCCGGACCGCGAGCAGGACGAGATCGGGCACCTGGCCGTCGCCCACTCGCATCCCGTGTGGATGGTGCGCGCCCTCTCCGACGCCCTGGCCGCCCACGGCCGGGACCGCTCCGAGATCGACGACCTGCTGGCCGCGCAGAACGCCGCGCCCTCGGTCTCCCTGGTCATGCGCCCCGGTCTCACCGATCCCGAGGAGCTCGCCGCCGCGGGCGCCGAGCCCGGTCGCCTCAGCGTCTTCGCCGCCTCCTGGCCCGGCGGCGACCCGGGCGGTGCCGCTCCCGTCGCCGAGGGGCGCGCCGCCGTCCAGGACGAGGGCTCCCAGCTGATGGCACTCGCCCTGGGCCTCGGCGCCGACGACCTCGTTCAGGGGCCCGACCTCCACTGGCTCGACCTCTGCTCGGGCCCCGGCGGCAAGACGGCCCTGCTCGCAGGGCTCGCCCTCGAGCGCGACGCCGATCTGCTCGCGATCGAGCTGCAGCCCCACCGCGTCGACCTCGTGCGCCGCGCGATCGCGACGCTCGTCGAGGCGGGCGCCGAGACCGAGGTCCGCGAGGGCGACGGCACGAAGGTCGGCGCCGAGATGCCCGGTCGCTTCTCGCGCGTGCTGGCCGACGTGCCGTGCACCGGCATGGGAGCGCTGCGCCGTCGGCCGGAGTCGCGCTGGCGCCGCAGCCCGGGGGACGTCGGCTCGATGGGCCGCGTGCAGCGGGACCTGCTGGCCAGCGCCCTGGACGCGGCCGGCCCCGGGGGAGTGATCGCCTATGTGACCTGCTCGCCGCACGTCGCCGAGACCCTGCTCGTGGTCAAGGACGTGCTGCGTCGCCGCGACGACGTCGAGCAGCTCGACGCCCGCCCCGCCGTCCGCGCGGGGCTGCTCCCCGAGGCGCTCGAGGGGACGGAGCTCGGCGAGGGCCCGAGCGTGCAGCTGTGGCCGCACGTGCACGGCACCGACGCGATGTTCCTGGCACTCCTGCGCCGCCTGCCCGAGACCCCTGAGCCCGCAGACACCTCCGAGGAGAGGACGCACCCGTGACCTACTCGACCGATTCCGCCTTCATCCACCCCAGCATTCTCAACGCCGACTTCATGCGCATCGGCGAGGAGCTCGATCGCATCGCCAGCGCCGACAGCGTCCACGTCGACATCATGGACGGCCACTTCGTCCCGAACATCACCTTCGGCGTGGACATGGTCTCCCAGATCGTCCGCCACGGCCCGATCCCGGTGGACGCCCACCTCATGATCGAGGACGCCGACCGCGAGGCCCCCGCCTACGCCGAGGCCGGCGCCGATTCGGTGACCTTCCACCTCGAGGCCGCGAGCGCCCCCATCCGCCTGGCCCGCGAGCTGCGTGCGAAGAACGCCCGCGCCGGGGTCGCCCTGCGCCCGGCGACGCCCGTCGAGCCGCTGCTGGACATCATCGGCGAGTTCGACATGCTCCTGCTGATGACCGTCGAGCCCGGCTTCGGCGGCCAGAGCTTCCTGGAGACCATGCTCCCGAAGATCCGCCGTGCCCGGAAGGCGATCAGCGACGCGCACCTGGAGGTCTCGATCCAGGTCGACGGGGGAGTGAACCGCGAGACCATCGAGCGCTGCGCCGAGGCGGGGGCCAACGTGTTCGTCGCCGGCTCCGCCATCTACCGCGCGCAGGACGCGGCCTCCGAGATCGACGCCCTGCGCACGCTGGCGAGCAGCCACGGCCACTGAGCGCAGGAGCCCGGCCCCGCCCCCGGGCGCTCCTGGGGAGCGACCGCGCAGCGTGAACGCAGATGTCCTGCGGGACACACCGGAACCCGCCGTGACCTGGGAACGGGCTAGAGTCTCCTCGTCACCACGGTGACGTGCTCCGGGGTCGGTGGAAATCCGAGCCGGCGGTCATAGTCCGCGACCCGTCCCGCCCGTGCAGGACGGTGGAGCCGGTGGAACTCCGGCACCGACAGTCACAGCCTGGATGAGAGGCGCACGTCCTGCATGCCGCGGCCCGGCGCATCCGGGCGCGCGCCCGCCTGCCGGACCCCGCTCCCCGCGCTCGTCGCCCCGAGCGGAAGGCAGTGGTCATGGGAGTCATCGAGTGGCTCTTCAACGCGAAGATCGAGTTCGCCGGAGGGCAGTTCCTGCTCTGGCGCGAGGTCGTGGGCAACGTGTTCGGGCTCCTCAGCGCCCTCGGCGGCATGCGCCGGAAGGTCTGGGCGTGGCCCATCGGCATCATCGGCAACCTGCTGCTGCTCACCGTGTTCCTCGGCAGCGTGTTCGGCACCCCGAACCCCGTCGACCTCCTGGGCCAGGCCGGCCGTCAGGTGATGTTCATCGTCACCAGCATCTACGGCTGGTGGCGCTGGCACTCCGCGCGCACCGGCGGGGGCACCGCCGTCGAGCCCCGATGGGCCGGATG from Brachybacterium kimchii carries:
- the rpe gene encoding ribulose-phosphate 3-epimerase, which produces MTYSTDSAFIHPSILNADFMRIGEELDRIASADSVHVDIMDGHFVPNITFGVDMVSQIVRHGPIPVDAHLMIEDADREAPAYAEAGADSVTFHLEAASAPIRLARELRAKNARAGVALRPATPVEPLLDIIGEFDMLLLMTVEPGFGGQSFLETMLPKIRRARKAISDAHLEVSIQVDGGVNRETIERCAEAGANVFVAGSAIYRAQDAASEIDALRTLASSHGH
- a CDS encoding RsmB/NOP family class I SAM-dependent RNA methyltransferase — its product is MNPHQDQGRGRPDNRDRRDHGDRRDDRRDGHHGAGRDAKGRERSGSRGRGGPRRGWSQERPSERRRSTTSSRTVAYDALRAVHEDDAYANLTLPHQLRRARLHGRDAAFTTELFYGTLRAQGRLDAILALCIDRPLDDVEEAVRDVLRLGAYQLLDMSVAPHAATSETVALARSRVGAGAASFVNAVLRRVGEKDLPTWVAEAAPDREQDEIGHLAVAHSHPVWMVRALSDALAAHGRDRSEIDDLLAAQNAAPSVSLVMRPGLTDPEELAAAGAEPGRLSVFAASWPGGDPGGAAPVAEGRAAVQDEGSQLMALALGLGADDLVQGPDLHWLDLCSGPGGKTALLAGLALERDADLLAIELQPHRVDLVRRAIATLVEAGAETEVREGDGTKVGAEMPGRFSRVLADVPCTGMGALRRRPESRWRRSPGDVGSMGRVQRDLLASALDAAGPGGVIAYVTCSPHVAETLLVVKDVLRRRDDVEQLDARPAVRAGLLPEALEGTELGEGPSVQLWPHVHGTDAMFLALLRRLPETPEPADTSEERTHP